In Streptomyces sp. NBC_01426, one genomic interval encodes:
- a CDS encoding PH domain-containing protein, with amino-acid sequence MGTGTTGGTSEPEWVGLPGGLLTLRRLLLVIWMTVLTALTAVVLGLTAGPAWAAVGALWLGVLVWGWVLLGRNWRSWRYAERADDLLISRGVLWREQTVVPYGRMQLVEVTSGPLERRFGLASVQLHTAAAATDAKIPGLVPAEAERLRDRLSALGEAKSAGL; translated from the coding sequence ATGGGAACCGGGACAACGGGTGGGACGAGCGAACCCGAGTGGGTGGGGCTGCCGGGCGGGCTCCTCACGCTCCGGCGACTGCTGCTGGTGATCTGGATGACGGTGCTCACGGCGCTCACGGCGGTCGTACTGGGCCTCACCGCCGGGCCGGCGTGGGCCGCCGTCGGGGCGCTGTGGCTCGGGGTGCTGGTCTGGGGCTGGGTGCTGCTCGGCCGCAACTGGCGGTCCTGGCGCTACGCCGAGCGCGCCGACGACCTGCTGATCAGCAGGGGCGTGCTGTGGCGGGAGCAGACCGTGGTGCCGTACGGGCGGATGCAACTGGTCGAGGTGACCTCGGGGCCGCTGGAACGCCGCTTCGGGCTGGCCTCCGTACAACTGCACACGGCGGCCGCCGCCACCGACGCCAAGATCCCCGGGCTGGTCCCGGCCGAGGCCGAACGGCTCCGCGACCGGCTGTCCGCCCTCGGCGAGGCGAAGTCGGCCGGGCTGTGA
- a CDS encoding alpha/beta hydrolase family protein, translated as MTTTSHQNKQGRRRAAAAAVLTAVLGAAAAPAALAAPAAPVPAPAARGVLISVTPVDTLDRAGVTAELGALGVDTAGVRYGVRAYRLTYATVDPKGRPTTATGLLVLPRGGPARPDLVSDTHGTVAHRDSAPSGGKGHNRLTPYLHASAGRAVAAPDYLGLGGGAGPHPYMDTRSAVTATVDMLKASRTATDRLGRPVTRDVYATGFSQGGQVAMAVGRELSGGRDGLRLRALAPMAGPYDLSGSEMPGITDGRVAPRTAVFYLAYFLTAQNRLHPLYKDTGEVFRAPYAGTVEGLFDGTHPEEEIVAALPATPAELLTPAWAENVRAPRGALRTALRANDGACDWKPDVPVRLYAGGADTDVPIANSRACAADLARHGVRAKVVDQGPDADHVTTALRSAPQVVRWFDALR; from the coding sequence ATGACGACGACCTCGCACCAGAACAAGCAGGGGCGGCGGCGCGCGGCCGCAGCCGCGGTCCTCACGGCCGTCCTCGGCGCGGCGGCCGCGCCGGCGGCCCTCGCCGCACCCGCCGCCCCCGTGCCGGCACCGGCCGCCCGGGGCGTCCTGATCTCCGTCACCCCGGTCGACACCCTCGACCGCGCCGGCGTCACCGCCGAACTCGGCGCCCTCGGGGTCGACACCGCGGGCGTCCGGTACGGCGTCCGCGCGTACCGCCTCACCTACGCCACCGTCGACCCGAAGGGCCGCCCCACCACGGCCACCGGGCTGCTGGTCCTGCCCCGCGGCGGCCCGGCCCGGCCCGACCTGGTGTCCGACACCCATGGCACCGTCGCCCACCGCGACAGCGCGCCGAGCGGGGGCAAGGGCCACAACCGGCTCACCCCGTACCTGCACGCCTCGGCCGGTCGCGCCGTCGCCGCGCCGGACTACCTCGGCCTCGGCGGCGGCGCCGGCCCCCACCCCTACATGGACACCCGCTCCGCCGTCACCGCCACCGTCGACATGCTCAAGGCCTCCCGCACCGCCACCGACCGGCTGGGCCGCCCCGTGACCCGGGACGTGTACGCCACCGGCTTCTCCCAGGGCGGCCAGGTGGCCATGGCCGTCGGCCGCGAACTCTCCGGGGGCCGCGACGGACTGCGGCTGCGCGCCCTGGCCCCGATGGCCGGCCCGTACGACCTGTCCGGTTCCGAGATGCCCGGGATCACGGACGGCCGGGTCGCGCCGCGCACCGCCGTGTTCTACCTCGCGTACTTCCTGACGGCCCAGAACCGGCTCCACCCGCTCTACAAGGACACCGGCGAGGTGTTCCGCGCGCCGTACGCGGGGACGGTGGAGGGCCTGTTCGACGGGACGCACCCGGAGGAGGAGATCGTCGCCGCGCTGCCCGCGACCCCCGCGGAACTGCTCACCCCGGCCTGGGCCGAGAACGTCCGCGCCCCGCGCGGCGCCCTGCGCACCGCCCTGCGGGCCAACGACGGCGCCTGCGACTGGAAGCCGGACGTGCCGGTACGGCTCTACGCGGGCGGCGCCGACACGGACGTGCCGATCGCCAACTCCCGGGCCTGCGCCGCCGACCTGGCCCGCCACGGGGTCCGGGCGAAGGTCGTCGACCAGGGCCCGGACGCGGACCACGTCACGACGGCCCTCCGGTCGGCCCCCCAGGTGGTGCGCTGGTTCGACGCGCTGCGCTGA
- a CDS encoding NADH-quinone oxidoreductase subunit D, with protein MTETTVGIGGAAESTDMVLNIGPQHPSTHGVLRLRLVLDGERIVSAEPVVGYMHRGAEKLFEARDYRQIVMLANRHDWLSAFSNELGVVMAVERMLGMEVPERAVWMRTLLAELNRVLNHLMFLGSYPLELGGITPIFHAFREREELQAVMEEISGGRMHYMFNRVGGLKEDLPAGWSGRARAAVADVRTRMDVYDKLVHGNEIFRGRTRGVGVLQADAVHAYGVSGPVARASGVDFDLRRDEPYLAYGELQDVLKVVTRTEGDCLARFEVLLDQTHNALDLAVACLDRMAELAPGPINQRLPKVLKAPEGSTYAWTENPLGVNGYYLVSKGEKTPYRLKLRSASFNNIQALAVLLPGQLVADMVSILGSLFFVVGDIDK; from the coding sequence ATGACGGAGACCACGGTCGGTATCGGCGGCGCGGCGGAGAGCACCGACATGGTGCTCAACATCGGGCCGCAGCACCCTTCCACGCACGGCGTGCTGCGCCTGCGCCTCGTCCTGGACGGGGAGCGCATCGTCAGCGCGGAACCGGTGGTCGGCTACATGCACCGGGGCGCCGAGAAGCTCTTCGAGGCCCGTGACTACCGCCAGATCGTGATGCTCGCGAACCGCCACGACTGGCTGTCCGCGTTCTCCAACGAGCTGGGCGTGGTCATGGCCGTCGAGCGGATGCTGGGGATGGAGGTCCCCGAGCGGGCCGTGTGGATGCGGACGCTGCTGGCCGAGCTGAACCGGGTGCTGAACCACCTGATGTTCCTCGGTTCGTACCCGCTGGAGCTGGGCGGGATCACGCCGATCTTCCACGCGTTCCGCGAGCGCGAGGAACTCCAGGCCGTCATGGAGGAGATCTCCGGCGGCCGCATGCACTACATGTTCAACCGGGTCGGCGGTCTCAAGGAGGACCTCCCCGCCGGCTGGTCGGGCCGGGCCCGCGCCGCCGTCGCGGACGTCCGCACCCGCATGGACGTCTACGACAAGCTGGTCCACGGCAACGAGATCTTCCGCGGCCGCACCCGCGGCGTGGGCGTGCTCCAGGCGGACGCCGTGCACGCCTACGGGGTCTCCGGTCCCGTCGCCCGCGCCTCCGGCGTCGATTTCGACCTCCGCCGCGACGAGCCCTACCTGGCGTACGGCGAGCTCCAGGACGTGCTGAAGGTGGTCACCCGGACCGAGGGCGACTGCCTGGCCCGCTTCGAGGTGCTGCTCGACCAGACGCACAACGCCCTCGACCTGGCCGTCGCCTGCCTGGACCGGATGGCGGAGCTGGCGCCGGGCCCGATCAACCAGCGGCTGCCCAAGGTGCTGAAGGCGCCCGAGGGGAGCACGTACGCCTGGACGGAGAACCCGCTGGGCGTCAACGGCTACTACCTGGTGTCCAAGGGCGAGAAGACCCCGTACCGGCTGAAGCTGCGCTCGGCGTCCTTCAACAACATCCAGGCGCTGGCCGTGTTGCTGCCCGGGCAGTTGGTCGCGGACATGGTGTCGATCCTGGGTTCGCTGTTCTTCGTCGTCGGCGACATCGACAAGTAG
- a CDS encoding SAM-dependent methyltransferase translates to MSTQGERAVPVRWRSAMEAALYGPDGFYTRPGGPGPAGHFRTSVHASRLYAGAVARLLLTVDEALGRPRGLDLVDMGAGRGELLTGVLAALPPETAARVRPYAVERAARPEGLDPRIHWVPVPPERTTGLLFANEWLDNVPLEITEDGRYVTVAPDGTESPGGPLEEADRAWLERWWPGTGRAEIGRSRDAAWAAAAATLERGLAVAVDYAHSREARPPFGTLTGFRAGREVPPVPDGGCDVTAHVALDACAGPGATLLTQRRALTLLGVSGGRPPLALASTDPVAYVRALSAAGEAAELTARGGLGDFGWLVQPVGIAPWPAAQEEAAGHGEGAGTP, encoded by the coding sequence ATGAGCACTCAGGGCGAACGCGCGGTTCCGGTCCGTTGGCGGTCGGCGATGGAGGCCGCGCTGTACGGCCCCGACGGCTTCTACACACGTCCCGGCGGCCCGGGTCCCGCAGGGCACTTCCGCACCTCCGTGCACGCCTCGCGGCTGTACGCGGGAGCCGTCGCCCGGCTCCTCCTCACGGTGGACGAGGCCCTCGGGCGCCCTCGGGGGCTGGACCTGGTCGACATGGGGGCCGGGCGCGGCGAACTGCTCACCGGGGTGCTGGCCGCCCTGCCCCCGGAGACGGCCGCACGGGTGCGCCCGTACGCCGTCGAGCGCGCGGCCCGGCCCGAGGGGCTGGACCCCCGGATCCACTGGGTCCCCGTACCGCCCGAACGGACGACGGGGCTGTTGTTCGCCAACGAGTGGCTGGACAACGTGCCGCTGGAGATCACCGAGGACGGGCGCTACGTCACGGTCGCGCCCGACGGCACGGAGAGCCCCGGCGGGCCCCTGGAGGAGGCGGACCGGGCCTGGCTGGAGCGGTGGTGGCCCGGGACGGGCCGGGCCGAGATCGGCCGGTCCCGCGACGCGGCCTGGGCGGCGGCCGCCGCGACCCTGGAGCGGGGCCTGGCGGTGGCGGTGGACTACGCCCACAGCCGGGAGGCCCGGCCCCCGTTCGGCACGCTCACCGGCTTCCGCGCGGGCCGGGAGGTCCCCCCGGTCCCGGACGGCGGGTGCGACGTCACCGCCCACGTCGCGCTGGACGCCTGCGCGGGACCGGGCGCGACCCTGCTCACGCAGCGCCGGGCCCTGACGCTCCTCGGGGTCTCGGGCGGCCGGCCACCGCTGGCCCTGGCCTCGACGGACCCGGTGGCGTACGTCCGCGCCCTGTCGGCGGCGGGCGAGGCGGCGGAACTCACCGCGCGCGGAGGCCTGGGCGACTTCGGCTGGCTGGTCCAGCCGGTCGGCATCGCACCCTGGCCGGCGGCGCAGGAGGAAGCGGCCGGGCACGGCGAAGGGGCCGGGACGCCCTGA
- a CDS encoding ABC transporter substrate-binding protein encodes MSKSTRVLGAALGAVALTVSLAACGGDSLEKAKDGGSSAPASSSGGGAKGKLVVGAAGFTESNVLAELYSQVLKDAGYSTSITTVNNRELYEPSLEKGEIDVVPEYAATLAEFLNAKVNGKDAPKDKPVASSDAAATVAALEKLATPLGIKALPAGEAVDQNAFAVTKEFAEKNKLKTLSDLGKSGLKVKIAAGDECAVRPFCAPGLEKTYGISVAGIDPKGVGTPQAKQAVKDGVDQLVLTTTTDATLDSFGLVLLADDKKLQNADNVLPVVNAKDAGAPEVAAALDKLTKALTTADLVDLNRKVDAERAKPADVAKAYLESKGLLKK; translated from the coding sequence ATGAGCAAGTCCACGCGCGTTCTCGGCGCGGCACTGGGCGCGGTGGCCCTGACCGTCTCGCTCGCCGCGTGCGGTGGCGACAGCCTGGAGAAGGCCAAGGACGGCGGCTCGTCCGCCCCGGCCTCCTCCTCGGGCGGGGGCGCCAAGGGCAAGCTGGTGGTCGGCGCGGCCGGCTTCACCGAGTCCAACGTGCTGGCGGAGCTGTACTCCCAGGTCCTGAAGGACGCCGGCTACTCCACCTCGATCACCACGGTCAACAACCGTGAGCTGTACGAGCCCTCACTGGAGAAGGGCGAGATCGACGTCGTCCCGGAGTACGCGGCCACCCTCGCCGAGTTCCTCAACGCCAAGGTCAACGGCAAGGACGCGCCGAAGGACAAGCCGGTCGCCTCCAGCGACGCGGCGGCGACGGTGGCGGCGCTGGAGAAGCTGGCGACGCCGCTCGGCATCAAGGCCCTCCCGGCGGGCGAGGCGGTCGACCAGAACGCCTTCGCGGTGACCAAGGAGTTCGCGGAGAAGAACAAGCTCAAGACCCTTTCGGACCTGGGCAAGTCCGGCCTGAAGGTGAAGATCGCGGCGGGCGACGAGTGCGCCGTCCGTCCCTTCTGCGCTCCCGGGTTGGAGAAGACGTACGGCATCTCCGTGGCCGGCATCGACCCCAAGGGCGTCGGCACCCCCCAGGCCAAGCAGGCCGTCAAGGACGGCGTGGACCAGCTGGTGCTGACCACGACCACCGACGCCACGCTCGACTCCTTCGGCCTGGTCCTGCTGGCGGACGACAAGAAGCTCCAGAACGCCGACAACGTCCTGCCGGTGGTCAACGCCAAGGACGCGGGCGCCCCGGAGGTCGCCGCCGCGCTCGACAAGCTCACCAAGGCGCTGACGACGGCCGACCTCGTCGACCTCAACCGCAAGGTGGACGCGGAGCGCGCGAAGCCCGCCGATGTGGCCAAGGCGTACCTGGAATCCAAGGGTCTGCTGAAGAAGTAG
- a CDS encoding response regulator transcription factor: MSIRVMLVDDQVLLRTGFRMVLAAQPDMDVVAEAGDGLEALEVLRATRVDVVLMDVRMPRLDGVEATRRICEPEEHPKVIILTTFDLDEYAFSGLKAGASGFMLKDVPPAELLAAIRSVHSGDAVVAPSTTRRLLDRFAPMLPTTTAEPRNKDVERLTEREREVMLLVAQGLSNGEIAARLVLSEATVKTHVGRILTKLGLRDRVQVVVLAYETGLVRAGGL; this comes from the coding sequence ATGTCCATCCGAGTGATGCTGGTCGACGATCAGGTGCTGCTGCGCACCGGCTTCCGAATGGTGCTGGCCGCCCAGCCGGACATGGACGTGGTCGCCGAGGCCGGGGACGGCCTGGAGGCGCTGGAGGTGCTGCGGGCGACGAGGGTGGACGTGGTGCTGATGGACGTCCGGATGCCGCGGCTCGACGGGGTCGAGGCGACCCGGCGCATCTGCGAACCCGAGGAACACCCCAAGGTCATCATCCTGACCACGTTCGACCTGGACGAGTACGCGTTCTCCGGGCTGAAGGCCGGGGCGAGCGGCTTCATGCTCAAGGACGTCCCGCCGGCGGAACTGCTGGCGGCGATCCGCTCGGTGCACAGCGGCGACGCCGTCGTCGCCCCGTCCACGACCCGGCGCCTGCTGGACCGCTTCGCGCCGATGCTGCCGACCACGACGGCGGAGCCGCGGAACAAGGACGTGGAGCGGCTGACCGAGCGCGAGCGCGAGGTCATGCTGCTGGTGGCGCAGGGCCTGTCGAACGGCGAGATCGCGGCGCGGCTGGTCCTCTCGGAGGCCACGGTCAAGACGCACGTGGGCCGCATCCTGACGAAGCTGGGCCTGCGCGACCGGGTACAGGTCGTGGTCCTGGCGTACGAGACGGGGCTGGTCCGCGCCGGCGGCCTCTAG
- a CDS encoding ABC transporter permease, whose protein sequence is MGVLGEAWDWLADGANWAGENGVWHRLGEHVYVSGIALAVACAVALPIGLWLGHLGKGGALAVNVSNVGRAIPVFAVLALFMVSPLRSAGYLPTIVALVLFAIPPLLTNAYVGMREVDRSVVEAARGMGMSGTQLFLRVELPLARGLVMTGLRSGAVQVIATATIAAMVGQGGLGRIITAGFNTFDTAQVVAGALLVALLALLVEGVLVAVDRFLLRRPSVAR, encoded by the coding sequence ATGGGCGTACTGGGCGAGGCCTGGGACTGGCTGGCCGACGGCGCCAACTGGGCCGGCGAGAACGGTGTCTGGCACCGGCTCGGCGAGCACGTCTACGTCAGCGGGATCGCCCTGGCCGTCGCCTGCGCGGTGGCGCTGCCGATCGGCCTGTGGCTCGGTCACCTCGGCAAGGGCGGGGCCCTCGCCGTGAACGTGTCCAACGTCGGCCGGGCGATCCCCGTCTTCGCGGTGCTGGCCCTGTTCATGGTCTCGCCGCTGCGCAGCGCGGGGTACCTGCCCACGATCGTCGCGCTCGTCCTGTTCGCCATCCCGCCGCTGCTGACCAACGCGTATGTGGGTATGCGCGAGGTGGACCGCTCGGTTGTCGAGGCGGCGAGGGGGATGGGCATGTCCGGGACACAGCTGTTCCTGCGCGTGGAACTGCCGCTCGCGCGCGGACTCGTGATGACGGGGCTGCGCTCGGGCGCGGTCCAGGTCATCGCCACCGCCACCATCGCGGCCATGGTCGGCCAGGGCGGTCTGGGGCGGATCATCACCGCCGGCTTCAACACGTTCGACACGGCCCAGGTGGTCGCCGGCGCCCTCCTGGTGGCGCTGCTGGCCCTGCTGGTGGAGGGCGTGCTGGTGGCCGTCGACCGGTTCCTGCTGCGGCGCCCGTCGGTGGCCCGCTGA
- a CDS encoding sensor histidine kinase, with product MQRLYDFLRRHPTGVDSFWAALLFGVSLLEVTNSGLSSTATRLIAVPSVIAMSAVVALRRKWTVPMFWLAVGTGVYQLLTRTDPHLGDFGMLIILYTVAASADVSRRLSRVAFGIGLTASPLYFLRFHVDRGETGDNVIGALFAVVPFALAWVLGDSVRTRRAYYAQLVERNQRLEKEREAQAKAAVTTERARIARELHDVVAHNVSVMVVQADGAAYVMDAAPEQAKEALQTISGTGRQALAEMRRLLGVLRTGEPQESEDYVPQPDVEQIEVLVEQVRAAGLTVDFEVEGAPRRLPSGVELTAYRIVQEALTNTRKHGGPEASASVRLVYFDDGLGLLVEDDGRGAAHELYEDGGADGAGHGLIGMRERIGMVGGTLDAGPRPGGGFRISALLPLKKR from the coding sequence GTGCAGCGTCTCTACGACTTCCTCCGCAGACACCCGACGGGCGTCGACAGCTTCTGGGCTGCCCTGCTCTTCGGGGTCTCTCTGCTGGAAGTCACCAACAGCGGTCTGAGCAGCACCGCCACCCGCCTGATCGCCGTCCCCTCGGTGATCGCGATGAGCGCGGTGGTGGCCCTGCGCCGCAAGTGGACCGTGCCGATGTTCTGGCTGGCCGTCGGCACCGGCGTCTACCAGTTGCTGACCCGCACCGATCCACACCTGGGCGACTTCGGGATGCTGATCATCCTGTACACGGTCGCGGCCTCCGCGGACGTCTCGCGCCGGCTGTCCCGGGTGGCGTTCGGCATCGGGCTGACCGCGTCCCCCCTGTACTTCCTGCGCTTCCACGTGGACCGGGGCGAGACCGGCGACAACGTCATCGGGGCGCTCTTCGCCGTCGTGCCCTTCGCCCTCGCCTGGGTCCTCGGCGACTCCGTGCGCACCCGCCGGGCCTACTACGCCCAGCTCGTCGAACGCAACCAGCGCCTGGAGAAGGAGCGCGAGGCCCAGGCCAAGGCGGCCGTCACCACCGAACGCGCCCGGATCGCCCGCGAGCTGCACGACGTCGTCGCGCACAACGTGTCGGTGATGGTGGTGCAGGCCGACGGCGCCGCGTACGTCATGGACGCGGCCCCGGAACAGGCCAAGGAGGCCCTGCAGACCATCTCCGGCACCGGCCGGCAGGCCCTGGCCGAGATGCGGCGACTGCTGGGCGTGCTGCGCACCGGCGAACCGCAGGAGTCCGAGGACTACGTGCCACAGCCGGACGTGGAACAGATCGAGGTCCTGGTCGAGCAGGTACGGGCCGCGGGCCTCACGGTGGACTTCGAGGTCGAGGGCGCGCCCCGCCGGCTGCCGAGCGGGGTCGAACTGACCGCGTACCGGATCGTGCAGGAGGCGCTGACCAACACGCGCAAGCACGGGGGCCCCGAGGCGAGCGCCAGCGTCCGGCTGGTCTACTTCGACGACGGGCTGGGCCTGCTCGTGGAGGACGACGGCCGGGGCGCGGCCCACGAACTGTACGAGGACGGCGGCGCCGACGGCGCCGGACACGGGCTGATCGGCATGCGGGAACGCATCGGTATGGTCGGAGGCACCCTGGACGCGGGCCCGCGTCCCGGCGGCGGCTTCCGGATCAGCGCACTGCTCCCGCTCAAGAAGAGATGA
- a CDS encoding arylamine N-acetyltransferase family protein gives MISDLCVDYLRRLGVEPAAPSVEGLFALQRAHLERVPYENIDIQLGRPPGIDPELSARRLAAGRGGYCFHLNGAFSALLEALGYDVTRHVGGVCKEPDARGVNGDHLALVVRVDGAAFFVDAGLGDGPHEPLPLREDTFERGDFRYALERLVPLDGEAPGWTYRNPGGPFPVMNFRSAPATMADFASEHLRLSTSQDSGFVRTFAMLRRDAHGIDALRGRVLSRIDPLKGTTDRELHTPEEFFGVLAGVFGRSLDDLTVRDRAALWERVDRAHETWRETRDEPPARAAQETPVG, from the coding sequence ATGATCTCCGACTTGTGCGTGGACTACCTGCGCCGGCTGGGCGTCGAGCCGGCGGCGCCCTCCGTCGAGGGGCTGTTCGCCCTCCAGCGGGCCCACCTGGAGCGCGTGCCCTACGAGAACATCGACATCCAGCTGGGCCGGCCACCCGGGATCGACCCCGAGCTGTCGGCGCGCCGGCTCGCGGCGGGCCGGGGCGGGTACTGCTTCCACCTCAACGGCGCCTTCTCCGCGCTCCTCGAAGCGCTGGGCTACGACGTGACCCGCCATGTCGGCGGCGTGTGCAAGGAGCCCGACGCCCGGGGCGTCAACGGCGACCATCTGGCGCTGGTCGTCCGGGTGGACGGGGCCGCGTTCTTCGTGGACGCCGGGTTGGGCGACGGACCCCACGAGCCGTTGCCGCTGCGCGAGGACACCTTCGAACGGGGGGACTTCCGCTACGCGTTGGAGCGGCTCGTCCCGCTCGACGGGGAGGCACCGGGCTGGACGTACCGCAACCCGGGCGGCCCCTTCCCCGTGATGAACTTCCGCTCGGCCCCCGCCACGATGGCCGACTTCGCTTCCGAGCACCTGCGGCTGTCCACGTCGCAGGACTCCGGTTTCGTACGGACCTTCGCGATGCTTCGGCGCGACGCGCACGGCATCGACGCCCTGCGCGGGCGCGTCCTGAGCCGGATCGACCCGCTCAAGGGAACGACGGACCGGGAGCTGCACACGCCCGAGGAGTTCTTCGGCGTGCTTGCCGGCGTCTTCGGGCGGTCGCTCGACGACCTGACCGTGCGGGACCGGGCGGCCCTGTGGGAGCGGGTGGACCGCGCGCACGAGACGTGGCGGGAGACGCGGGACGAGCCGCCGGCGCGGGCCGCGCAGGAGACGCCGGTGGGCTGA
- a CDS encoding PH domain-containing protein, whose protein sequence is MSDTAAPERRLHFLTPLLRAWVPIAATIGVIAQQGERAGEWIADLSGLLRLLVLAGLVLVFGAYGFLSWWFTHYAVTDAELRIRSGLIFRRTAHIRLDRLQAVDVTRPLLARVAGVAKLRLDVIGTADKDELAYLAEKDAVALRAELLARAAGFAPAEAVTLGEAPERELLRVRPRDLVVSLVLTLAVWAALVAGLVVPVVVWWLSGSIWATAVTLLPFLGGVWAGTAGRFLTEYDWTVAESPDGLRIDHGLLDRAHETVPPGRVQTVRIVEPLLWRRRDWVRVELAVAGSKNDVLVPVASRVAAYEVIARVLPGVDLAALSFSPAPRAGSRWVVPVWWKGYGLAVTEDVFAARKGRLCRRTEIVPHAKVQSVRLTQGPWERARGVADLHVDTGANATVTARLRPSAEAAALLPAQAARSRTSRAAARPDRWMT, encoded by the coding sequence GTGAGCGACACCGCGGCGCCGGAACGCCGGCTGCACTTCCTGACCCCGCTGCTGCGGGCGTGGGTGCCGATCGCGGCCACCATCGGCGTCATCGCCCAGCAGGGCGAGCGGGCCGGGGAGTGGATCGCGGACCTGTCCGGGCTGCTGCGGCTCCTGGTGCTGGCCGGGCTGGTCCTCGTCTTCGGCGCGTACGGCTTCCTGAGCTGGTGGTTCACCCACTACGCCGTCACCGACGCCGAACTGCGCATCCGCAGCGGCCTGATCTTCCGGCGCACCGCACACATCCGCCTCGACCGGCTCCAGGCCGTGGACGTCACCCGGCCGCTGCTGGCCCGCGTCGCCGGGGTCGCGAAGCTGCGGCTCGACGTCATCGGCACCGCGGACAAGGACGAACTGGCCTACCTCGCCGAGAAGGACGCCGTCGCGCTGCGCGCCGAACTCCTGGCCCGGGCCGCCGGTTTCGCCCCCGCCGAGGCCGTGACGCTCGGCGAGGCCCCGGAACGCGAACTGCTGCGGGTCCGGCCGAGGGATCTGGTGGTCTCGCTGGTGCTGACCCTCGCCGTCTGGGCCGCCCTGGTCGCCGGCCTGGTCGTGCCGGTCGTGGTGTGGTGGCTCAGCGGAAGCATCTGGGCCACCGCGGTGACCCTGCTGCCGTTCCTCGGCGGGGTCTGGGCCGGCACGGCGGGCCGGTTCCTCACCGAGTACGACTGGACGGTCGCCGAATCCCCCGACGGGCTCCGGATCGACCACGGGCTGCTGGACCGGGCCCACGAGACGGTGCCGCCGGGGCGCGTGCAGACCGTACGGATCGTCGAACCGCTGCTGTGGCGCCGGCGCGACTGGGTCCGGGTGGAGCTGGCGGTGGCCGGCTCGAAGAACGACGTCCTGGTCCCGGTGGCCTCGCGGGTCGCCGCGTACGAGGTCATCGCGCGGGTGCTGCCCGGTGTGGACCTGGCGGCCCTGTCCTTCAGCCCCGCGCCGAGGGCCGGTTCGCGGTGGGTGGTCCCGGTGTGGTGGAAGGGCTACGGCCTGGCCGTGACCGAGGACGTGTTCGCCGCGCGCAAGGGACGCCTGTGCCGCCGCACGGAGATCGTCCCGCACGCCAAGGTGCAGAGCGTGCGCCTGACCCAGGGGCCCTGGGAACGCGCCCGCGGCGTGGCCGACCTGCACGTGGACACCGGCGCGAACGCCACCGTCACCGCGCGGCTGCGGCCGTCGGCGGAGGCCGCCGCGCTGCTGCCCGCGCAGGCGGCCCGCTCCCGCACCTCGCGCGCGGCGGCCCGCCCGGACCGCTGGATGACCTGA